One window of Biomphalaria glabrata chromosome 6, xgBioGlab47.1, whole genome shotgun sequence genomic DNA carries:
- the LOC129926818 gene encoding uncharacterized protein LOC129926818 codes for MASNTRSKTDSDRKLKIQELTETAALLELEGKDRSDYIRQKLDEWELEERVAREREFELARDKEKHEHELAMERERQATERARIAQENETARTVADSQPASPASSQGSSNSSPNIPFEPFDEKSESVEVYLTRFEEVARYYSLPKDRWCFRLAQCLRGKAYEAYTKLPSYQREDFEALKEALLVQFELTSDSYHKKFRGSRLERKETYVNLCDRLDKYLGKWLALSKMPETFEGLRNLILAEQLRDCLTQETRIYVNEQQASDPSDIAIAADRYIAARRDQKAKTPVTEPQSSETSPAQPTPHNQNQNSQARVPSQHPSNQSNRPPHQSRQNNSYHPSHRDSHNTRDDRRTRQQHAPHVVSALTAVPRPKTGNPVGPEIPYIPPHPSTSPPGVEQALINGVQTYIMFDTACSFTSIIKEALIDSADLTGETVEIQTVDKTTPPMVLPIARVHVECRYVHGTINAAVMESPVYDFILGSQYVPLGNVKKPYFSLPVGRTTRQKDGPNQSNTGRHHSTPQFNRTKEIKPLIPDIDSVRRRWYGQQSWPPRINMIPAWNHKGGSRHRFPPSPSCCNYTPSPLTASGRTHRYQNKPDLNHRSRYSPPKHNSPRWDRN; via the coding sequence ATGGCCAGCAATACAAGATCCAAGACTGACTCTGACAGAAAACTCAAAATACAAGAGTTGACAGAGACGGCGGCATTGTTAGAATTAGAAGGGAAAGATCGCTCTGACTACATCCGACAAAAGTTGGATGAGTGGGAATTAGAGGAGAGGGTAGCCCGGGAACGGGAATTTGAGTTAgcaagagataaagaaaaacaTGAGCACGAGTTAGCCATGGAGCGGGAGAGACAGGCAACTGAGAGAGCTAGAATAGCTCAAGAGAATGAGACGGCTCGCACAGTCGCTGATTCTCAGCCTGCTAGCCCAGCTTCCAGCCAAGGGTCCTCAAATAGCTCACCCAACATCCCCTTCGAGCCCTTCGATGAGAAGAGCGAAAGTGTTGAAGTTTATTTAACACGATTCGAAGAGGTGGCACGCTATTATAGCTTGCCCAAGGATAGGTGGTGTTTCAGGCTAGCTCAATGCCTTAGGGGCAAGGCTTACGAGGCTTACACAAAGCTCCCCTCATACCAACGGGAGGACTTTGAAGCCCTGAAAGAGGCACTATTGGTTCAATTTGAGCTAACCTCTGATTCATACCACAAGAAGTTTCGAGGGTCCCGCCTTGAGCGCAAAGAAACTTATGTCAATCTTTGCGACAGGCTGGACAAATACCTCGGGAAATGGCTAGCCCTAAGCAAAATGCCCGAAACATTTGAAGGTCTTAGAAACCTTATTCTGGCTGAGCAGCTTCGAGACTGCTTAACGCAGGAAACTCGAATATATGTCAATGAGCAACAGGCGAGTGACCCTTCTGACATTGCAATTGCTGCAGACCGATACATAGCTGCCAGACGAGACCAGAAAGCTAAGACACCCGTAACAGAACCACAATCTAGCGAAACCTCCCCTGCCCAGCCCACACCTCACAACCAAAATCAAAACAGCCAGGCACGTGTCCCTTCACAACACCCATCCAACCAGTCGAACCGCCCTCCCCATCAATCACGCCAGAATAATTCCTACCACCCCTCTCACCGTGACTCACATAACACGCGTGACGACAGGAGGACTCGACAACAACATGCCCCACACGTCGTATCGGCCCTGACGGCCGTTCCACGGCCCAAGACTGGTAACCCGGTAGGCCCAGAAATCCCTTATATACCTCCTCACCCCTCTACATCACCCCCAGGTGTAGAGCAGGCCCTAATAAACGGCGTTCAAACTTATATCATGTTTGATACAGCCTGCTCTTTTACTTCCATAATAAAGGAAGCGCTGATTGATTCGGCAGATCTCACCGGTGAAACGGTAGAGATCCAAACCGTCGACAAAACTACACCTCCAATGGTCTTGCCCATAGCGAGGGTTCATGTAGAATGTCGATACGTGCACGGGACCATAAACGCCGCTGTTATGGAGTCACCCGTGTACGACTTTATTCTTGGCTCCCAATACGTACCATTAGGAAATGTCAAGAAGCCATATTTTTCCCTGCCAGTCGGTAGAACGACTAGACAGAAGGATGGCCCAAATCAGTCAAACACTGGGCGCCATCACTCAACACCTCAGTTCAACCGAACTAAGGAAATTAAACCCCTAATtcctgacattgacagtgtcagacgGCGTTGGTATGGTCAACAATCTTGGCCCCCACGTATAAATATGATACCTGCATGGAATCACAAGGGTGGTAGTCGCCACCGATTCCCGCCCAGTCCATCATGTTGCAACTATACCCCATCACCCCTCACTGCTTCAGGTAGGACGCACAGGTACCAAAACAAACCTGACCTCAACCACAGGTCACGTTATTCTCCACCCAAACACAACAGTCCACGGTGGGATCGAAATTAG